GGGTCAAGATGCATGTATGAGCTCAAAGTTCCATCACTCTTCAAATCTTGGACATCCAAACCTCTTGGGACAACATGGATcagtaaagttgcaagctttattaaGTTCAACCACTAAAAATACCAAGAATCACAAAGGAAAACCAATGAAGCGTAGATCTAAGGTAAGCTAACCAACAAGATCCAAAGAAGAGGACTTATAAAGGTCCCGAAGGTGATCTCAAACATGGGGAGGAGTTTCTTGCTTAAATCTTAGACtaacacttcttcttcttccttccaaaTGCACGAATACAACAAGAATAAGCTCAAATATGGAAGAGGGGGAGTTAGGGTTTGCTTTTAGGATCTTGGAGATTATGGAGGTTGAGGGTAGGGGAAACCTAGTAATCACTTCCCTTAAATTGGGCCTTGATCCCAAAGATTTTGGTTTTGCCCATAATCAGTCACCACATCATGGCCAATACACTACCATGTTGTGGTAGATAAATGAGATGTGTGTATCGTTTGGCCATGCCATGTTGTGGTGATACCTTCACCACGTTGTAACCGtgcaaaaattataatttttttatcttAAAGATTCATACCTACAAAcctggatgttacaactctctctCACTTCAATCCGACTTCTTCCTCAAAGTCCGCTGCCATGAATAACTGAGGGTAATGCTACCTCATTTCCTCTTTAGGTTCTCAAGTCCACTCGAAACCTTTtcgatgctgccattgcaccttcactaagcCCACAACCATGTTGCACAAGGTCTTTGTCTTACTGTCGAGAATCGCGACCGATCTCTCCACATTATTCATATGCTCATCAACGTGAACATTATCCAAGGGAACCACTACAAAATATCAACCAAATACTTGAATttctaggatttctagacttaaacatagaatgctaagcgatgatcgtgataTGCGTGTCTATTTTTTTAGGTTGTATACATGAGTTGGCACAAGCACTAGAATACTTTAAGGTGGGTGCCTTAATTGttattatgtgctaaatgatttatattaTAACATGCTTTAGGTTTTCTACCTTTATTGCTATGTGAAAATGATTAGGGATGTTGTCGACCATGTTTTGGAAAATTTATGTGTTAAGTATTCTAAACTTATAAATTAATGAATTAGAACTGGAATATAactttttggagtgataaggatgatttttCATCTAAACATAACTAAAACCTTCTCTATCATAATATAATCGAGTTTCTGATATACTGAATGATTTTTTGGTGTACAGAACATCATGGTGAGAACATGCAGTGGACTGGAAAATGATAATGGAAATCAACCTGAACCTAAATGTATGATTGAGCATGCGCTAGGAGTCGTACCAACAGTAGAACCAATCACAATGGCAGGAGTTCAATTTCTGATTGAAGCAATGCTGGCTGAGAAAATGAAGGAGACCAGACAACTATTCCAAGGGAAAAGGAGAGAAGTCACTGCATTGATTCTTGAACATGTGTTGGATGAAGGATAGTCTAAATACGGAAGCTATAGTGGCATTGTAGATCACGATGAGTAACCAGTGGTTAGGAGGAACCAACCAGAGGGAGGAATTAATAGGAACgaatgcaagtacaaggattttacgACTAGCAAACCGTCGACCTTTAATTGGAAAGAAGATCCAATTGGAGGTATGGATTAGATTTATGAGATCGCGCTATCCTTCGTAAAATGTGGTTGCAAAGGCAAGCTATAGGCCACTTATGTTGTGTGGCAATTAATGGATGAGGTTGTTCGTTGGTGGAATGCGTTAGGGAAGATCAGAAGCCCTAAAGAGCCACTGCAGCTGACATGGGTAGAGTTGTTGGTACACTTCAAATGAAAGTTATCCTTAGCCCAAGACATgctagagttggagaacaagtttctgaaaCTAAAAAAGAGCAACATGTCCGTTGATGAGTATACCAACGCCTTCACATACAAGATGGAGTTTTCCTTCCACCTTTTACCTGACGAGCTAACAAAATTTGATAAGTTTGAGAAGGGACTACCATGGGTGTACTCGGTGGCAAtatgtcaggcacctactcttgaggtatccatttgggttgccaaatctgttgaagacatgatcaagggaagaaatGTCGACAAAGATGAAGTTAATGAAAAGAGGAAGAGTGCAGGATTATCAAAAGCCAATAAGAAGAGTAGAATCTCAAAGTCTAAAGACATGAAATCTAGGGATAATGAGgtgaagtggtgtgacaagtgtagaaGGAAACACTTTGGAGGATGCATTGAAGAAGTGACGTGCTTCAAGTGTTGGAAGATTGATCACAATACTAATGAATGCACAACCAAGAAGGAAGTATGCTTTAAGTGTGCTGAAGAAGGACATTTCAAGAGAGAATGCCCAAAGAAAAAAGGAGTTGTAAAGCCAAATGTGTAGCCAAAACTGAAAGCCTAAGCATTCAAGATGATCCTTGAGGTAGTAGAAGATGACGCAGATGTTGCTTCAGGAAATTAAgtataacgtcccaaaatttctgaggaaatttcatttttaataagcCAAAACCGTTCATTCACTATCCCAAAATACGAatataataaaagtattttcaaaatatcagagtaaaatcaTAAATAGTCAATGCAGAATAATCTCCAGGGGATACAATGCGATCAAGCCAGACCTTCCTTTTAAAATCGGAAGTGCCTACAAATATTTAAACACAAGACCATAAGCACaatgcttattgagttccccaaaacaccacatgCCATACTAATATGTGGGCCCAACCCTGGGGTATATTCCATCCCAACATAAACTCATGGGCCCAAGCCCGAGGTTTATTTCAACCTAACATACAATTATGGGCCCAACCCTGGGGTATGTTTCAACTCGAACATGAAATggggtctatttcaacccaaacatacaaTAATGAGCCCAACCAtaaggtatatttcaacccaattaATCATGTGAGAGTCACAAAGATAGCTAGCATGCTACATAACAcaatctagtgggccgacattggtgccttcaacccacaagcatagtgagaagactcacctaaacTATTCATAGACACCTAATAACCACCTCAACATCAAAACATCCAACCGAAGCTCCCTAAAgccaaaccaaaaccaatccttagtcaaatgctcaattctacccaagtttgaccaaaagtcaaaccggtcaaaaagtcaacggttaaaGCTAAGGCTAAATTGTCCAACAATGGCCCTCCATGtcgtggccttccttggccacATTGTGGTAACAAAATTCCAAAACAGTTGCTGA
The genomic region above belongs to Lactuca sativa cultivar Salinas chromosome 4, Lsat_Salinas_v11, whole genome shotgun sequence and contains:
- the LOC128133483 gene encoding uncharacterized protein LOC128133483 produces the protein MIKGRNVDKDEVNEKRKSAGLSKANKKSRISKSKDMKSRDNEVKWCDKCRRKHFGGCIEEVTCFKCWKIDHNTNECTTKKEVCFKCAEEGHFKRECPKKKGVVKPNV